Proteins encoded together in one Thermophilibacter immobilis window:
- the mreD gene encoding rod shape-determining protein MreD, which translates to MQVANKNRETKGVTLLAIGCAVLQLALAPNVGLGNGRANFALVFTACVALSLGGRRGVVCGFLAGLFFDLSTTGPIGLMAFCLTVTSYVLGLEGRNRMAGDLANSMMLFSASALAVSFAYHLAMLLVGQASSLIDVLIFRTLPTAALSIVAFLPFAYYYARVRTSGPSLGGQGGHFSRRGL; encoded by the coding sequence ATGCAGGTTGCGAACAAGAACCGAGAAACGAAGGGCGTGACGCTTCTCGCCATCGGCTGCGCGGTGCTCCAGCTGGCCCTGGCACCCAACGTGGGCCTCGGCAACGGGCGGGCCAACTTCGCCCTCGTCTTCACGGCGTGCGTTGCGCTCTCCCTGGGCGGGCGGCGCGGCGTCGTCTGCGGCTTTCTGGCGGGGCTCTTCTTCGACCTCTCCACCACGGGGCCGATCGGGCTCATGGCCTTCTGCCTGACCGTCACCTCCTACGTGCTCGGCCTCGAGGGGAGAAACCGCATGGCCGGCGACCTCGCCAACTCGATGATGCTCTTCTCGGCCTCAGCGCTCGCGGTCTCGTTCGCCTACCACCTCGCCATGCTGCTCGTGGGACAGGCGAGCTCGCTCATAGACGTCCTGATCTTCAGGACGCTGCCCACCGCGGCGCTCTCCATCGTGGCCTTCCTGCCGTTCGCCTACTACTACGCCCGGGTGCGCACCTCCGGCCCCAGCCTCGGCGGGCAGGGCGGTCACTTCTCGCGGCGGGGGCTCTAG
- the mrdA gene encoding penicillin-binding protein 2, protein MNLSLVIVIVCALVALVLLVVFLVYGRSEVNFTIDIGGASPRAQGGSDSSVEKTLSARLTGLAVSVGAVFAALLAKLWSMQLVSTDEYSQQAESNRTGTVYTQAPRGRILDRNGAEIVTNRPSLTVVAGSEILDDEVEMQLLGNLIGMPCQAVRRKAQDTSEGYQSLRTISVDVSRRVVAFVGEHAQSFPGVVIQQRTQRSYPHGSLAAHVVGYTGTVTSDQLAASADAEEGAITYRSGDVVGQSGVELEYESVLAGVRGEQTVHVDANGNVLDYATSIEPQAGSDLVLTLDLGVQTAAEESLARVMEQVRQEGYDATGGCVVAIDCTNGEVIALASAPTFSPSVFTGGISGADWDSLSAEDAHYPLMNRAIAGQYPSGSVIKPLTSFAALGNGIANAGSSWYCTGTWTWSGSADDSTVMKCWWTSGHGSIDLPNGITFSCDVVFYEIGKGFYYSDNPEGMQETFRAYGLGSATGIDLPGEAAGRVPDAAWKWDYFKALGYADEDCTWKGGDNCNIAIGQGDMLVTCLQMACSYCGIANAGPVWQPHVMRGVRSRLGEGFVSEYRTTTTRTVDEDQEWRDLVAQGMYGVVYEEDSAQASHWTNLSVTVRGKTGTAEQPTGDPIGWFVGYAPADDPKYVVGANMDRVLQGASSAMYVVRDVFGAIYGEPDTSSESTSNAD, encoded by the coding sequence ATGAACCTCTCCCTCGTCATCGTCATCGTCTGCGCCCTCGTCGCGCTCGTGCTGCTCGTGGTCTTTCTCGTCTACGGGCGCTCTGAGGTCAACTTCACCATTGACATCGGCGGCGCCTCGCCGCGCGCCCAGGGCGGCTCGGACTCCTCCGTCGAGAAGACCCTGTCGGCGCGGCTCACGGGGCTCGCCGTGAGCGTGGGGGCGGTCTTCGCGGCGCTTCTCGCCAAGCTCTGGTCCATGCAGCTCGTCTCGACGGACGAGTACTCCCAGCAGGCCGAGTCCAACCGCACGGGGACCGTCTACACGCAGGCCCCCCGCGGGCGCATCCTGGACCGCAACGGGGCCGAGATCGTCACCAACCGCCCGAGCCTCACGGTCGTGGCCGGCTCGGAGATCCTCGACGACGAGGTCGAGATGCAGCTCCTGGGAAATCTCATCGGCATGCCCTGCCAGGCCGTGCGCCGCAAGGCTCAGGACACGAGCGAGGGCTACCAGAGCCTGCGCACGATCTCGGTGGACGTCTCGAGGAGGGTCGTCGCGTTCGTCGGCGAGCACGCGCAGAGCTTTCCCGGCGTCGTGATCCAGCAGCGCACCCAGCGCTCCTACCCGCATGGGTCGCTCGCCGCGCACGTGGTGGGCTACACCGGCACGGTCACCTCCGACCAGCTGGCCGCGAGCGCCGACGCCGAGGAGGGCGCCATCACCTACCGCTCGGGCGACGTCGTGGGCCAGTCGGGCGTCGAGCTCGAGTACGAGAGCGTGCTCGCGGGAGTGCGCGGCGAGCAGACCGTTCACGTGGACGCGAATGGCAACGTGCTCGACTACGCCACGAGCATCGAGCCCCAGGCGGGCTCGGACCTCGTGCTCACCTTGGACCTCGGTGTCCAGACGGCCGCCGAGGAGTCCCTCGCGCGCGTCATGGAGCAGGTGCGCCAGGAGGGCTACGACGCCACGGGCGGCTGCGTGGTGGCGATCGACTGCACCAACGGGGAGGTCATCGCCCTGGCGAGCGCCCCGACCTTCTCGCCCTCCGTCTTCACGGGCGGCATCTCCGGGGCAGACTGGGACTCCCTGTCGGCCGAGGATGCCCACTACCCGCTCATGAACCGTGCCATCGCGGGGCAGTACCCCTCGGGCTCGGTCATCAAGCCCCTCACCTCCTTTGCGGCGCTCGGCAACGGCATCGCCAACGCAGGCTCCAGCTGGTACTGCACGGGCACCTGGACGTGGTCGGGCAGCGCCGACGACTCGACGGTCATGAAGTGCTGGTGGACGTCGGGGCACGGGTCCATAGACCTCCCGAACGGCATCACCTTCTCGTGCGACGTCGTCTTCTACGAGATCGGCAAGGGCTTCTACTACTCGGACAACCCCGAGGGCATGCAGGAGACCTTCCGCGCCTACGGCCTGGGATCGGCCACGGGCATCGACCTGCCTGGGGAGGCCGCCGGGCGCGTCCCCGACGCCGCCTGGAAGTGGGACTACTTCAAGGCCCTGGGCTACGCGGACGAGGACTGCACCTGGAAGGGCGGCGACAACTGCAACATCGCCATCGGCCAGGGAGACATGCTCGTGACCTGCCTGCAGATGGCCTGCAGCTACTGCGGCATCGCCAACGCAGGCCCCGTCTGGCAGCCGCACGTCATGAGGGGGGTGCGCAGCCGGCTCGGGGAGGGCTTCGTCTCCGAGTACCGCACCACCACCACGCGCACGGTCGACGAGGACCAGGAGTGGCGCGACCTCGTGGCCCAGGGCATGTACGGGGTCGTCTACGAGGAGGACAGCGCCCAGGCCTCCCACTGGACCAACCTCAGCGTCACCGTGCGCGGCAAGACCGGCACGGCCGAGCAGCCCACCGGCGACCCCATCGGGTGGTTCGTGGGCTACGCGCCCGCCGACGACCCCAAGTACGTCGTGGGCGCCAACATGGACCGCGTCCTGCA